The proteins below come from a single Corylus avellana chromosome ca3, CavTom2PMs-1.0 genomic window:
- the LOC132175278 gene encoding E3 ubiquitin-protein ligase Os04g0590900-like yields the protein MATLGNPKAWVPYMSSKDCSQGFCSPNCPQWCYIIFPPPPPFEFPEDNSSTPNFSPLVIAIIGILASAFLLVSYYTLISKYCGKVDSATREEHDDSIEEELEENHNPSLHEPWNVATTGLDEALIKSITVCKYKKEEGLVEGIDCSVCLSEFQEDESLRLLPKCSHAFHLPCIDRWLKFHSNCPLCRANIVSFNAAPLPLPAPVTETPSSNETLPAATQQANENEALAQDIESCVREEEMMHGDVFPKTPLRAFSDLGNSEERDTIIEIRDIAGLEHVRRSFSMDLSCQSRLSVADILYMNQDEDVQVVECPGDAGSSKQLAGEAGKCSHKNKALHCAMSPIAMKRSFSSGRVFLARHGRRRNTTIPV from the coding sequence ATGGCAACTCTAGGAAACCCGAAAGCTTGGGTACCATATATGAGCAGCAAAGACTGTTCTCAAGGCTTTTGTAGCCCAAACTGCCCACAATGGTGTTACATCAttttccctcctcctcctccctttGAGTTCCCAGAAGACAATTCCAGTACCCCGAATTTCTCTCCTCTTGTTATTGCCATCATTGGCATATTGGCAAGTGCTTTCCTTCTTGTAAGTTACTACACACTAATTTCCAAGTATTGTGGCAAAGTGGACTCAGCAACAAGAGAAGAGCATGATGACTCCATTGAAGAAGAATTGGAAGAAAATCACAACCCGTCGCTCCATGAACCATGGAATGTTGCAACTACTGGCTTAGACGAAGCTCTTATAAAGTCTATTACAGTATGCAAGTACAAGAAGGAAGAAGGGTTGGTTGAAGGCATTGATTGCTCTGTTTGTCTCAGTGAgtttcaagaagatgagagccTAAGGCTTTTGCCAAAGTGTAGCCATGCTTTCCATCTCCCATGCATTGATAGATGGCTCAAATTCCACTCCAATTGCCCTTTATGTCGTGCTAATATAGTGTCTTTCAATGCTGCACCGCTTCCATTGCCTGCACCAGTGACAGAAACACCTTCAAGCAATGAAACTCTGCCTGCAGCAACCCAACAGGCAAATGAAAATGAAGCACTTGCACAAGACATAGAAAGCTGTGTTAGGGAAGAAGAAATGATGCATGGTGATGTTTTTCCAAAGACCCCATTACGCGCTTTTAGTGATTTGGGCAATTCAGAAGAGAGAGATACCATAATTGAGATTAGAGATATTGCAGGACTTGAACATGTTAGAAGATCGTTTTCCATGGATCTTTCGTGCCAAAGCCGCCTTTCTGTTGCTGATATTTTGTACATGAATCAAGATGAAGATGTCCAAGTGGTGGAGTGCCCTGGAGATGCTGGTTCATCAAAACAATTAGCAGGAGAAGCTGGCAAGTGTAGCCATAAAAACAAGGCATTGCATTGTGCAATGAGTCCTATTGCAATGAAGAGATCATTTTCAAGTGGCAGAGTCTTTCTGGCAAGGCATGGGAGAAGACGGAACACAACTATTCCTGTCTGA
- the LOC132175539 gene encoding uncharacterized protein At4g17910: protein MDSLPKSFNHNKRLKEEFVSNLSGSSILEIAALLTNVTILILLRHSFSSNPFLYASLKKSDNEIVRSKDWRAYMATMAVDFLVIVLPVVFFLTVLADWTYICTILLTMLLFFSIAAKRSGSASPSLEGGIHSLKTIISSYRVSVMIGTCLCILAVDFRIFPRKYAKTETYGTSLMDLGVGSFVLVNSLVSQQARNVSAMNWRTALQSTSPLIILGFARLVSTAGVDYQVHVAEYGVHWNFFFTLAAISILTSTINVPAQYSGILGSIVLVGYQICLMHGLNLYLLSNEREIDIISQNKEGIFSIFGYWGMYLLGVQLGNYLFFGNGKHSSTMLRSNRWARIRVWVLALLFWIITLLLDRYVERVSRRMCNLTYVSMVLALNLQVLSVLMLSDYIPGSITSTLEEAFNRNLLGAFLLANLLTGLVNLSVDTLSASSLSALSILVAYASILSTVVGIADFCGIRLKFW, encoded by the exons ATGGACTCACTCCCAAAGTCCTTCAATCACAACAAGCGCCTTAAAGAAGA ATTCGTGAGCAATTTGAGTGGATCTTCAATACTCGAAATCGCCGCGCTTTTAACAAATGTCACT ATTCTGATTCTTCTGCGCCACTCGTTTTCCTCAAATCCATTTCTCT ACGCGTCGTTGAAGAAAAGTGATAATGAAATTGTTCGTTCTAAGGATTGGAGGGCTTACATGGCTACAATGGCCGTTGATTTTCTGGTCATTGTTCTCCCCGTCGTCTTTTTTCTCACC GTTCTAGCTGATTGGACATATATATGCACAATTTTGTTGACGATGTTACTGTTTTTTAGCATTGCAGCCAAAAG ATCTGGTTCTGCTTCTCCTTCCTTGGAAGGAGGGATCCATTCTCTTAAGACAATAATTTCATCATACAGGGTTTCTGTG ATGATTGGAACGTGCTTGTGTATCTTGGCTGTTGACTTTAGAATATTTCCTAGAAAGTATGCTAAGACTGAGACTTATGGTACTAGTTTG ATGGATCTTGGTGTTGGCAGTTTTGTACTGGTAAATTCATTAGTTTCACAACAAGCACGAAATGTCTCTGCTAT GAATTGGAGGACTGCACTTCAATCTACTAGTCCGCTAATCATTCTAGGATTTGCACGTCTTGTTTCTACAGCGGGTGTGGACTATCag GTTCATGTGGCTGAATATGGTGTGCACTGGAATTTCTTTTTCACACTTGCAGCCATATCCATCCTTACATCCACAATTAATGTTCCCGCACAATATTCTGGAATTCTTGGTTCAATAGTTCTAGTAG GGTACCAAATTTGCTTGATGCATGGGTTGAATTTGTATCTGCTTTCCAATGAAAGGGAAATTGACATCATCAGCCAAAACAAGGAGGGAATCTTTAGCATTTTCG GATATTGGGGTATGTACCTTCTTGGTGTCCAGTTGGGTAACTATCTATTTTTTGGAAATGGAAAACATTCGTCTACTATGTTGAGAAGCAATAGATGGGCCAGGATAAGAGTCTGGGTTCTTGCTCTTCTGTTCTG GATAATAACTCTGCTTCTTGACAGATACGTTGAAAGAGTTTCTCGTAGAATG TGCAATTTGACTTATGTTTCTATGGTATTGGCCTTAAACCTACAG GTGCTGTCAGTCCTAATGCTTTCTGATTACATTCCTGGAAGTATAACTTCAACACTGGAAGAAGCATTTAACCGGAACTTACTGGGTGCATTTCTTCTG GCAAATCTGCTCACGGGGCTGGTAAACTTGTCTGTGGATACCCTGTCTGCATCATCACTCTCAGCCCTTTCTATCCTTGTTGCCTATGCTTCTATTTTATCAACTGTTGTTGGGATTGCAGATTTTTGTGGCATTAGGCTAAAATTCTGGTAG
- the LOC132176684 gene encoding transcription factor bHLH71, with translation MALEALSSNDLFNFIIYDTISATPYSCSHGSSENSTFLLENIAMTPQNQGVGDLEKSTLPTPKRSSGRSEVVDRRQNLAVQAVRKKRRRKPRVCKNKEEAETQRMTHIAVERNRRKQMNEHLQVLRSLMPESHAQRGDQASIVGGAIEFVKELEHLLQSLEAQKLQLLQPGVTLTSPAAEENTTTSSKFMAPPFAQFFVYPQYTWSQIPNKYTSKTKAAIADIEVTLIETHANLRILSRRSPRQLSKMVVGFQTLHLSILHLNVTTMDPLVLYSISAKVEEGCQLASVDDIAAAAHHMLRIIEDEAALC, from the exons ATGGCTTTAGAAGCTCTTTCTTCCAATGATCTTTTCAACTTCATAATCTACGACACGATCTCTGCAACCCCATATAGCTGCAGCCATGGCTCTTCGGAGAACAGTACTTTCTTATTAGAGAATATTGCAATGACGCCTCAGAACCAAGGTGTTGGTGATTTGGAGAAGTCTACATTGCCGACCCCAAAACGCAGCTCCGGCAGGTCGGAGGTTGTCGACCGGAGGCAGAATTTGGCGGTTCAAGCtgtgaggaagaagaggagaagaaagcCAAGGGTGTGCAAGAACAAGGAGGAAGCTGAGACTCAAAGGATGACACATATTGCTGTAGAAAGAAACCGCCGGAAACAGATGAATGAGCACCTCCAAGTCTTGCGCTCCCTCATGCCTGAATCCCATGCCCAAAGG ggtGACCAGGCCTCCATAGTAGGTGGAGCAATTGAATTTGTGAAGGAGCTTGAGCATCTCCTGCAATCCCTTGAAGCTCAGAAACTCCAACTACTACAGCCAGGAGTAACGTTAACATCACCTGCAGCTGAGGAAAACACCACAACCTCCTCCAAATTCATGGCACCACCATTTGCACAGTTTTTTGTGTATCCACAGTACACCTGGTCTCAGATCCCCAACAAGTATACATCAAAGACCAAAGCTGCCATAGCAGATATCGAGGTTACTTTGATTGAAACCCATGCAAACCTTCGTATTCTGTCGCGACGAAGCCCTAGACAGCTCTCAAAGATGGTTGTCGGTTTTCAGACCCTCCATCTCTCCATCCTTCACCTCAATGTGACCACCATGGACCCGTTGGTTCTCTACTCCATCAGTGCCAAG GTTGAAGAAGGTTGCCAACTCGCTTCAGTAGATGACATTGCAGCAGCAGCTCACCACATGCTTAGAATAATTGAGGATGAAGCTGCCTTGTGTTGA